TGGGACTATGTGCAGTTCCAGGTGAGCCCTCTCCTCCAGCTCCCTCCCCGACTGACCCGCCTCAGCCCTGTGCTTCGAGGAGACTCCACCCCAACGTGGCCCCGACCCCCAGCTCTACGACACGAACGTACCCCAACCCCTCCCAGGCCCAACGCCCGCCACTCCCCAGATGACACAACTGGCCCCGGCATGGCCCAGTCTCCCAGTACCCAGACCCTGGCATGGCTTCGCCATCTACCTTGGGAGACTCCGCCCCCGCCCCGACCCCGCCCCGACCGGAGGTAGTCAGGCCCCTAGTCCCAAGACCCTAGCGAGACACGGCTTCCTACCCCGCAGTGAGTCTGGCTTCCATCGGACCCCGCCCCCGATGAGACTCACAGGGTCTCGCACTCCTATTCACCTGTCGGGTATCAGAGGCTCAATCGCACCGCCCACCAATCTCTGGTTCAGAGCGAGACGCTGCAGCTACTTCCCCAGCCCCAGATCACCCCGTGACCCGTCTCTCCCAGCCCCATTTCCCGTAATGTCCCCTGGCCCCGGCCCCATAGCGACACCAGCCCACTGGCCCCCACTCCACACCCACCACTTAGTCCCCTGCTTCCCGACCTGACCTCATACCCATCACCTTGTCCCCTGATCCCCAACATCATATGTCTCCAGTCTCGGTCCCTCTGACCCGTATCCCTCTCCCAGCTGCGCTGTTGCGGCTGGCACTCCCCGCAGGACTGGTTCCAGGTCCTCACCCTGAGAGGTAACGGGTCGGAGGCGCACCGCGTGCCCTGCTCCTGCTACAACTTGTCAGCGACCAACGACTCCACAATCCTGGATAAGGTGATCTTGCCCCAGCTCAGCAGGCTTGGACAGCTGGCGCGGTCCAGACACACTACAGACATCTGCGCGGTCCCTGCAAACAGCCACATCTACCGCGAGGTGGGCAGGGGTTCGGAGCATAAACCTGTCGAATAGGGCGGGGCCTGCGGGAGGCGCAGGGCGGCCGGTGAGGGGCGGGGCCTGAGAAAGGGCGGGgctacaagaaaagaaaggtgcGGTAGGCGGGGCGGGGCCCTCTGAAGGGGGCGGGGTCCGTAGGAAGGGCAGGACCTAAAGAAAAGGCGGGGCTGGCTCTGGAATACAGACATCTAGGGAAGGGCCAGGCTTGGAAAAGGTGAAGCGAAGGTGCACTAGTAAGGAGACGAGAGAGGCCTGGTGACTATGGGAGCGGGTAGATGCCTGAAGGCGGTGAGAGTCAGGCTGAAAAGAACGCTGGCCCTGGGCTTGAGAGTCCCAGAAAGAATCCCTTTAACTTTTCCCTACACCCGCAGGGCTGCGCGCGGAGCCTCCAGAAGTGGCTGCACAACAACCTTATTTCCATAGTGGGCATTTGCCTGGGCGTCGGCCTACTCGAGGTGATCTGGCCCCGCCCCTACCCGCGATCTGCCGGGATTTAACCTAGATGGCCCTGCCCTTCATTTCGCGTCCTCCTGTTGCCTGGGAAGGACGCGCTCGGGGCGGAGCACAGCCCACCCCAGCCCTCCCGCGGCTCCACCCAGCACCAGGGGTGGGGGCGGCCTAGCTTCAGGGAGCCCTGATTGGCTGCACGCAGGGAAAACCTCCTGCTATTGGCTGCgatctccctcccctttccccgcAGATGACTGTTATGATGCTGAGCGTGCAGCTACAGCGCAGGGCACTCCGCCGGAAATGCGAGCCGCACTTGCCGGGCGCTCGGGGTTCGAGCCCCGGGCCCAGTCTGATCGCTGACGGCGGCGGCGGGCGCAGCGGCAGTCTGTGGGGTGGTTGGGGCATGGCGGGTGCCTGCCCCAACTGGGGGGACAAGGCCCCGCAGGGCAAGCTGCCCATGGCCCTGGGACTCTGGCCGCTGTGGGTTCAAGACGAGGACCAGCCTGATACTGGGAGTGCAGGCGCAGAAttagaggccgaggcagaattagaggctgaggcagag
The sequence above is drawn from the Macaca thibetana thibetana isolate TM-01 chromosome 19, ASM2454274v1, whole genome shotgun sequence genome and encodes:
- the CD37 gene encoding leukocyte antigen CD37 isoform X1, with protein sequence MGLALLGCVGALKELRCLLGLYFGMLLLLFATQITLGILISTQRAQLERSLQDIVEKTIQKYHTNPEETAAEESWDYVQFQLRCCGWHSPQDWFQVLTLRGNGSEAHRVPCSCYNLSATNDSTILDKVILPQLSRLGQLARSRHTTDICAVPANSHIYREGCARSLQKWLHNNLISIVGICLGVGLLELGFMTLSIFLCRNLDHVYNRLARYR